One part of the Haliaeetus albicilla chromosome 9, bHalAlb1.1, whole genome shotgun sequence genome encodes these proteins:
- the CTNS gene encoding cystinosin, translated as MRMQYLLPTLLYLSLVLLGPGDGVIVLSVPEVVSLESGSSTNVTISLRAPLNETLVITLNITHSSKHRTIVELPDEVQLPAGHTKADFQVKADDVGQVTVYLYTINSNLTGPRIQFQVIHSIVVRYADEVIGWIYFLAWSISFYPQLFENWRRKSVVGLSFDFIALNLTGFIAYSVFNVGLFWIPFIKEEFLVSYPSGVNPVAINDVFFSLHAVALTLLVVIQCCIYERAGQKVSKVVVGLLALAWIFTFTTLFLAAAEEMTWLQFLFCFSYIKLAVTLIKYFPQAYMNFRRKSTEGWSIGNVLLDFTGGSFSLLQMFLQSYNNDQWKLIFGDPTKFGLGVFSIIFDIVFMVQHYCLYRRRGYEPCE; from the exons ATGAGGATGCAATACCTGCTCCCTACTCTGCTGTACCTCTCGCTTGTGCTGCTGGGGCCTGGCG atggAGTCATTGTACTGTCTGTCCCTGAAGTGGTTTCCTTAGAAAGTGGAAGTTCTACAAATGTCACTATATCTCTGAG GGCTCCATTAAATGAGACCCTGGTCATAACTCTTAATATTACACACTCATCAAAACACAGAACCATTGTTGAACTGCCTGATGAA GTACAGTTGCCTGCAGGTCACACTAAAGCAGACTTCCAAGTGAAAGCAGATGATGTTGGACAAGTAACAGTTTATCTTTATACCATTAATTCCAACTTAACTGG ACCTAGGATTCAATTTCAAGTGATTCATAGCATCGTGGTGAGATATGCTGATGAGGTGATTGGCTGGATCTATTTCCTCGCCTGGTCTATCTCCTTTTATCCTCAACTCTTTGAGAACTGGCGACGAAAAAG TGTTGTTGGACTAAGCTTTGACTTTATAGCGTTAAACCTTACTGGCTTTATAGCATACAGTGTATTTAATGTTGGACTCTTCTGGATTCCCTTTATTAAG GAGGAATTCTTAGTCAGTTATCCCAGTGGGGTGAACCCTGTGGCTATCAATGATGTTTTCTTCAGTCTCCACGCAGTAGCTCTAACTCTCCTCGTTGTAATTCAGTGCTGCATCTACGAG agaGCAGGTCAGAAAGTATCCAAAGTTGTTGTTGGACTACTGGCACTTGCATGGATCTTCACATTTACAACACTGTTTCTTGCTGCAGCTGAGGAAATGACATGGCTACAGTTCTtattctgtttctcttacattAAGTTAGCAGTCacactgataaaatattttccacag GCATACATGAATTTCCGTCGGAAGAGTACTGAGGGATGGAGTATTGGAAATGTATTACTAGACTTCACTGGTGGAAGCTTCAGCCTCCTCCAGATGTTTTTGCAGTCGTACAACAACG ATCAGTGGAAGTTAATCTTTGGAGACCCAACCAAGTTTGGCCTGGGTGTCTTCTCCATCATCTTTGATATTGTTTTTATGGTCCAGCACTACTGCCTATATAGGAGACGAGGGTACGAACCTTGTGAATAA
- the TAX1BP3 gene encoding tax1-binding protein 3 produces the protein MSYVPGQPVTAVVQRIEIHKLRQGDNLILGFSIGGGIDQDPTQNPFSEDKTDKGIYVTRVTEGGPAEVAGLQIGDKIMQVNGWDMTMVTHDQARKRLTKRNEEVVRLLVTRQSLQKAVQQSMMS, from the exons aTGTCGTACGTACCGGGACAGCCGGTCACCGCCGTGGTG caaAGAATTGAAATACATAAGCTTCGTCAAGGTGACAATTTGATTCTGGGCTTCAGCATTGGAGGTGGCATTGATCAGGATCCTACTCAGAATCCATTCTCCGAAGACAAGACCGACAAG ggtaTCTATGTAACAAGGGTGACGGAAGGAGGCCCAGCAGAAGTTGCAGGACTTCAGATTGGAGATAAGATCATGCAG GTGAATGGCTGGGATATGACAATGGTGACCCACGACCAAGCTAGGAAGAGACTGACAAAAAGGAACGAAGAGGTGGTACGGCTGCTGGTGACTAGACAATCTCTCCAGAAGGCTGTGCAACAATCCATGATGTCCTAA
- the EMC6 gene encoding ER membrane protein complex subunit 6, translating into MAAVVAKREGPQFISEAAVRGNAAILDYCRTSVSALSGATAGILGLTGLHGFIFYFLASVLLSVLLVLKAGRRWNKYFKSRRPLFTGGLIGGLFTYVLFWTFLYGMVHVY; encoded by the coding sequence ATGGCCGCGGTGGTGGCCAAACGCGAAGGGCCGCAGTTCATCAGCGAAGCGGCGGTGCGGGGGAACGCCGCCATCCTGGACTATTGCAGGACGTCTGTGTCGGCCCTGTCGGGTGCCACGGCGGGGATTCTCGGCCTGACCGGCCTGCACGGCTTCATCTTCTACTTCCTGGCTTCCGTCCTCCTCTCCGTGCTCTTGGTCTTAAAAGCTGGACGGCGATGGAACAAGTACTTTAAATCCCGGAGGCCGCTTTTCACGGGGGGGCTTATAGGAGGGCTTTTCACGTATGTCCTGTTCTGGACTTTCCTGTACGGCATGGTTCACGTCTACTAA
- the P2RX5 gene encoding P2X purinoceptor 5 isoform X2, which yields MGQVAWKGLFLSLFDYKTEKYVIAKNKKVGILYRVVQLSILAYLVGWVFVVKKGYQDTDTSLQSSVITKLKGVAFTNTSELGERLWDVADYVIPPQGENVFFVMTNLIVTPNQRQATCPESGSIPDALCYKDGDCLAGEAVVAGNGVKTGRCSKDRDSIGGTCEILAWCPVEKRSKPKKPLLASAENFTVYIKNSIRFPKFKFSKMNVLATDNESYLKTCRYSMEHPYCPIFLLGNIVRWAGSDFQEMASEGGVIGIQIEWNCDLDKAPSECNPHYSFSRLDNKFAEKSISSGYNFRFAKYYRDAEGVDYRTLIKAYGIRFDVMVNGKAGKFNIIPTIINIGSGLALMGAGAFFCDLVLLYLIKKSNFYRGKKYEEVKSSSRKSLSSPTLNGNQSPDQLGGL from the exons ATGGGGCAGGTGGCTTGGAAGGGTTTATTTCTATCGCTTTTTGATTATAAAACGGAGAAATACGTCATTGCAAAGAACAAGAAGGTGGGGATTCTCTATCGAGTGGTGCAGCTCTCCATCCTGGCTTACCTGGTGGG gtgGGTGTTTGTTGTCAAGAAAGGCTATCAGGACACAGACACATCCCTCCAGAGCTCTGTCATCACCAAGCTGAAAGGAGTAGCTTTCACCAACACTTCGGAGCTGGGGGAGAGGCTGTGGGATGTTGCAGACTACGTCATCCCTCCACAG GGTGAAAACGTCTTCTTTGTCATGACGAATCTGATTGTGACCCCAAACCAGAGGCAAGCCACATGTCCTGAG AGTGGCAGCATTCCCGATGCCCTGTGTTACAAGGATGGGGACTGCCTGGCAGGGGAAGCAGTGGTGGCTGGCAATG GGGTTAAGACTGGCCGTTGTTCGAAAGACAGGGACAGCATCGGAGGGACTTGTGAGATACTGGCCTGGTGCCCAGTGGAGAAAAGATCCAAGCCCAA GAAACCACTTCTCGCCAGTGCAGAAAACTTCACTGTTTACATCAAGAACTCGATCCGCTTCCCCAAGTTTAAGTTCTCCAA GATGAATGTGCTGGCAACCGACAATGAGTCCTACCTGAAGACCTGCCGCTACAGCATGGAGCATCCCTACTGCCCCATCTTCCTCCTGGGGAACATTGTCCGATGGGCTGGGAGCGACTTCCAGGAAATGGCCTCGGAG GGTGGTGTGATAGGAATTCAGATTGAATGGAACTGTGATCTTGATAAAGCCCCTTCTGAATGTAATCCTCACTATTCTTTTAGCCGGCTGGATAACAAGTTTGCAGAAAAGTCCATCTCTTCTGGGTACAACTTCAG GTTTGCCAAATATTACCGGGATGCTGAGGGGGTCGACTACCGGACGCTCATTAAAGCGTATGGAATCCGCTTTGATGTGATGGTGAATGGCAAG gcaGGGAAATTTAACATCATTCCCACCATTATCAATATCGGTTCGGGGCTTGCTCTCATGGGAGCG GGAGCTTTCTTTTGTGACCTGGTGCTGCTGTATCTGATTAAAAAGAGTAATTTCTATCGAGGCAAAAAATATGAGGAAGTAAA GTCCAGTTCCAGGAAATCATTATCTAGCCCTACGCTGAATGGGAATCAGAGCCCTGACCAGCTCGGTGGGCTCTAG
- the P2RX5 gene encoding P2X purinoceptor 5 isoform X1: protein MGQVAWKGLFLSLFDYKTEKYVIAKNKKVGILYRVVQLSILAYLVGWVFVVKKGYQDTDTSLQSSVITKLKGVAFTNTSELGERLWDVADYVIPPQGENVFFVMTNLIVTPNQRQATCPEVGRTEPLGPQTPTKLGSGSIPDALCYKDGDCLAGEAVVAGNGVKTGRCSKDRDSIGGTCEILAWCPVEKRSKPKKPLLASAENFTVYIKNSIRFPKFKFSKMNVLATDNESYLKTCRYSMEHPYCPIFLLGNIVRWAGSDFQEMASEGGVIGIQIEWNCDLDKAPSECNPHYSFSRLDNKFAEKSISSGYNFRFAKYYRDAEGVDYRTLIKAYGIRFDVMVNGKAGKFNIIPTIINIGSGLALMGAGAFFCDLVLLYLIKKSNFYRGKKYEEVKSSSRKSLSSPTLNGNQSPDQLGGL, encoded by the exons ATGGGGCAGGTGGCTTGGAAGGGTTTATTTCTATCGCTTTTTGATTATAAAACGGAGAAATACGTCATTGCAAAGAACAAGAAGGTGGGGATTCTCTATCGAGTGGTGCAGCTCTCCATCCTGGCTTACCTGGTGGG gtgGGTGTTTGTTGTCAAGAAAGGCTATCAGGACACAGACACATCCCTCCAGAGCTCTGTCATCACCAAGCTGAAAGGAGTAGCTTTCACCAACACTTCGGAGCTGGGGGAGAGGCTGTGGGATGTTGCAGACTACGTCATCCCTCCACAG GGTGAAAACGTCTTCTTTGTCATGACGAATCTGATTGTGACCCCAAACCAGAGGCAAGCCACATGTCCTGAGGTAGGAAGAACTGAGCCCCTTGGCCCCCAGACCCCTACAAAACTGGGG AGTGGCAGCATTCCCGATGCCCTGTGTTACAAGGATGGGGACTGCCTGGCAGGGGAAGCAGTGGTGGCTGGCAATG GGGTTAAGACTGGCCGTTGTTCGAAAGACAGGGACAGCATCGGAGGGACTTGTGAGATACTGGCCTGGTGCCCAGTGGAGAAAAGATCCAAGCCCAA GAAACCACTTCTCGCCAGTGCAGAAAACTTCACTGTTTACATCAAGAACTCGATCCGCTTCCCCAAGTTTAAGTTCTCCAA GATGAATGTGCTGGCAACCGACAATGAGTCCTACCTGAAGACCTGCCGCTACAGCATGGAGCATCCCTACTGCCCCATCTTCCTCCTGGGGAACATTGTCCGATGGGCTGGGAGCGACTTCCAGGAAATGGCCTCGGAG GGTGGTGTGATAGGAATTCAGATTGAATGGAACTGTGATCTTGATAAAGCCCCTTCTGAATGTAATCCTCACTATTCTTTTAGCCGGCTGGATAACAAGTTTGCAGAAAAGTCCATCTCTTCTGGGTACAACTTCAG GTTTGCCAAATATTACCGGGATGCTGAGGGGGTCGACTACCGGACGCTCATTAAAGCGTATGGAATCCGCTTTGATGTGATGGTGAATGGCAAG gcaGGGAAATTTAACATCATTCCCACCATTATCAATATCGGTTCGGGGCTTGCTCTCATGGGAGCG GGAGCTTTCTTTTGTGACCTGGTGCTGCTGTATCTGATTAAAAAGAGTAATTTCTATCGAGGCAAAAAATATGAGGAAGTAAA GTCCAGTTCCAGGAAATCATTATCTAGCCCTACGCTGAATGGGAATCAGAGCCCTGACCAGCTCGGTGGGCTCTAG